Proteins co-encoded in one Acidobacteriota bacterium genomic window:
- a CDS encoding fumarylacetoacetate hydrolase family protein → MKLVTFSKKDSSARTPGVLVDEEVVDLSGMGYPDVLSVVEGGDRALADIAAKLDKAPRLPLAGVKLLAPIRPPRIFCIGLNYARHAAESKMAVQKVPTVFMKLTSSVAGPNVPVILPKISTQPDYEAEFAAVIGRPGYQVPASEWKKYIFGYTIVNDVSARDIQLATSQWTLGKSFPTFTPLGPSIVSADEVADPHALGISLTINGETLQSSNTSDLIFKLPELIEHISHLTPLEAGDVISTGTPEGVGLGRTPQRWLKPNEEMVVTIEKLGSLRNPTVAE, encoded by the coding sequence ATGAAGCTAGTTACGTTTTCCAAGAAGGACTCATCGGCCAGGACGCCTGGCGTTCTGGTGGACGAAGAGGTCGTTGATCTGTCGGGAATGGGATATCCCGATGTGTTATCTGTCGTCGAAGGAGGCGATAGGGCGTTGGCGGATATTGCAGCGAAGCTGGACAAGGCTCCGCGCCTGCCGCTTGCCGGGGTTAAGTTGCTGGCGCCAATTCGCCCGCCTCGTATCTTCTGTATCGGTTTGAACTATGCAAGGCATGCTGCTGAATCGAAGATGGCTGTGCAGAAGGTCCCCACGGTCTTCATGAAGCTGACAAGCTCAGTTGCCGGCCCGAATGTTCCGGTGATCCTCCCAAAGATCAGCACTCAGCCTGACTACGAGGCAGAGTTTGCGGCCGTGATCGGCAGGCCCGGTTACCAGGTCCCAGCGTCGGAGTGGAAGAAGTACATCTTCGGCTACACGATTGTGAACGACGTCAGCGCCCGGGATATTCAGTTGGCGACATCGCAGTGGACCCTTGGCAAGTCGTTCCCCACGTTTACACCTCTGGGGCCGTCGATCGTATCGGCCGATGAGGTTGCCGATCCCCATGCGCTCGGCATTTCGCTGACGATCAATGGGGAGACGCTTCAGTCGTCCAACACCAGCGACCTGATCTTCAAGCTGCCTGAGTTGATTGAGCACATCTCTCACCTGACGCCACTTGAAGCGGGCGATGTGATCAGCACGGGAACGCCGGAAGGTGTCGGCCTGGGCCGTACCCCGCAACGCTGGCTGAAGCCGAACGAGGAGATGGTTGTCACGATCGAGAAGCTGGGCAGCCTGCGCAATCCGACAGTTGCTGAATAG
- a CDS encoding fuconate dehydratase, protein MNEIVITDVRVIDLRFPTSRDHIGSDAVNKDPDYSAAYCILETNAGMEGHGLTFTLGRGTDLVVQALSYLTRYVVHRPLNSLTENMCAFSRQLTDDSQFRWLGPEKGVIHLATGALVNAVWDLYARVEKKPLWQLLSDLEPCQILNAVDFRYIDDAITPDDARAILERARTGKAERLAVLKDQGYPAYTTSVGWFGYSEEKIRRLSKEALAEGWTHFKLKVGGDPADDLRRGFIVREEIGWTNRLMVDANQKWGVPEAIERTRQLAELKPWWMEEPTNPDDILGHARIRREVPEVRIATGEHCHNRVMFKQFLQAGALDVVQLDSCRVGGVSENLAILLMAAKFGVPVCPHAGGVGLCEYVQHLSIFDYLSVSASLENRVIEFVDHLHEHFVAPVRISNGHYQVPFDPGYSIEIRKESLRRFAYPEGKVWSKHS, encoded by the coding sequence TTGAACGAGATTGTAATTACCGACGTTCGCGTTATCGATCTGCGGTTTCCTACTTCGCGCGACCACATTGGCTCGGACGCAGTCAACAAAGACCCCGATTACTCGGCAGCCTATTGCATCCTGGAGACCAACGCCGGGATGGAAGGACACGGCCTCACCTTTACACTGGGGCGTGGCACTGACCTCGTGGTCCAGGCGCTTAGCTATCTGACGAGATATGTGGTTCATCGTCCCTTGAACTCTCTGACGGAGAACATGTGTGCCTTCTCGAGACAACTGACGGATGACTCACAATTTCGCTGGCTTGGGCCGGAGAAAGGCGTGATCCATCTGGCGACTGGAGCGTTGGTCAATGCCGTGTGGGATCTCTATGCCCGTGTGGAAAAGAAGCCATTATGGCAGTTGCTTTCAGACCTGGAACCCTGCCAGATCTTGAATGCGGTTGATTTCCGCTACATCGACGATGCCATTACGCCGGACGACGCGCGGGCCATTCTGGAAAGAGCACGAACCGGTAAGGCGGAGCGTCTGGCAGTACTTAAAGACCAAGGGTATCCCGCTTACACCACATCTGTTGGGTGGTTCGGGTATTCGGAAGAGAAGATTCGCCGGCTCTCGAAGGAGGCGTTGGCCGAAGGCTGGACGCACTTTAAGCTAAAGGTTGGAGGCGATCCCGCAGATGATCTGCGGCGCGGCTTCATCGTTCGCGAAGAGATAGGCTGGACCAACAGGCTTATGGTGGACGCCAACCAGAAATGGGGCGTGCCTGAGGCCATTGAACGTACGCGCCAGCTTGCTGAACTGAAGCCCTGGTGGATGGAAGAGCCGACGAATCCCGATGACATTCTGGGCCATGCCCGCATTCGGCGCGAGGTCCCGGAGGTCCGCATCGCTACGGGCGAGCACTGTCACAACCGGGTGATGTTCAAGCAGTTTCTACAGGCTGGGGCGCTCGATGTTGTCCAGCTTGATAGCTGCCGGGTCGGCGGAGTTAGCGAGAACCTTGCCATTTTGTTGATGGCTGCGAAGTTCGGTGTCCCTGTCTGCCCACATGCGGGAGGTGTCGGTCTCTGCGAATACGTTCAGCATCTTTCGATATTTGACTACCTTTCCGTGTCGGCCTCGCTTGAAAACCGGGTGATCGAGTTTGTGGACCATCTGCACGAGCACTTTGTTGCGCCGGTTCGAATCAGTAACGGACACTACCAGGTCCCTTTTGATCCGGGGTACAGTATCGAGATTCGCAAGGAATCCCTCAGGCGGTTCGCTTATCCTGAAGGAAAGGTCTGGAGCAAGCATTCATGA
- a CDS encoding SDR family oxidoreductase, translated as MTNTFYLENKIALVTGGASGIGAATSRELSHAGAQVIVADLNVAAAEALARELPGARAVRMDVTSAASVEQAIAITPRLDILINCAGIGLVGDISKTSEEDFERVMRVNVNSIFLVTKAALPLLLASRGSIVNIGSVAGSVGVKQRFAYCASKGAVQAMTRQIAVDYPKELRINCIAPGTVQSPFVEGYLDKYHSHEKEKIRAELVARQPIGRLGTPEDIASLVRYLCSKEAEFINGAVIPIDGGWTAA; from the coding sequence ATGACGAATACATTTTATCTGGAAAATAAAATTGCTCTGGTTACCGGGGGGGCGAGTGGAATTGGTGCCGCTACGTCGCGAGAACTCTCCCATGCTGGAGCGCAAGTTATCGTTGCAGACCTCAACGTCGCGGCTGCAGAGGCGCTTGCAAGGGAATTGCCCGGTGCGCGCGCCGTTCGTATGGATGTCACCAGCGCAGCCTCGGTGGAACAGGCAATTGCCATAACTCCTCGATTGGACATTTTGATCAACTGCGCGGGCATTGGCCTGGTGGGAGATATCTCCAAAACATCGGAAGAAGACTTTGAGCGCGTGATGCGTGTCAACGTCAACAGCATCTTCCTGGTGACGAAAGCCGCGTTACCTCTATTGCTCGCTTCGCGCGGCTCCATCGTCAACATAGGTTCCGTGGCTGGGTCCGTTGGGGTAAAACAGCGCTTTGCTTATTGTGCCAGCAAGGGAGCGGTCCAGGCGATGACTCGCCAGATTGCAGTCGATTACCCGAAGGAGCTGCGAATCAACTGCATCGCGCCCGGCACAGTGCAGTCGCCATTTGTCGAGGGCTACCTCGATAAATACCACTCTCATGAAAAGGAAAAGATTCGTGCCGAGCTGGTAGCGCGGCAACCGATCGGCAGGCTTGGGACGCCTGAAGATATCGCTTCGCTGGTGCGATACCTCTGCTCGAAGGAAGCCGAATTTATCAATGGAGCCGTTATCCCGATCGATGGCGGCTGGACCGCAGCTTGA